The Kogia breviceps isolate mKogBre1 chromosome 2, mKogBre1 haplotype 1, whole genome shotgun sequence genome segment CTCACATAAAGAAACTACAAAGTGATGTCTTCTGGGAGCGCGGGGTCCGGCGAGCGGGAGGGCGCCCCGCGCGCTGCTGCCGCGCTCTGCGGCCTGTACCACGAGGCGGGACAGCGGCTGAGGCGCCTGCAGGACCAGCTGGCCGCCCGGGACGTCCTCATAGCGCGCCTCCGCGCCCGTCTGGCCGCGCTCGAGGGGGACACAGCGCCGTCGCTCGTGGACGCGCTGCTGGAGCAGGTGGCGCGCTTCCGGGAGCAGCTGCGGCAGCGGGACGGCGGCGCCGCGGAGGCCGCGCTGCGCCAGGAAATCGAGAGACTTTCCAGGCAgctagaagaaaaagagagggagacgCAGAAGCTGATGAGCCGGCCGGAGCGGGAACAGGAGAAGGAAGTGGCCCTGCTGAGGAGAAGCGCGCCACAGAAGGGGCGGGCCCGGGCCGCCAGCGACGTTCTGTGCCGCTCCTTGGCCGACGAGACCCATCAGCTGCGGAGGACTCTGGCCGCCACCGCCCACATGTGCCAGCATCTGGCCAAGTGTCTGGATGAACGCCAGCGCGCACAGGGCGACGCGGGGGAGAGGAGCCCTGAGCCAGCGTGTGCAGATGGGGACGGCTCTGTCCACGCGGTTGTTGAGAAGTTACGGGAGGAGAATCGACTGTTGAAGCAGAAGGTGACTCACGTGGAAGACCTCAATGCCAAGTGGCAGCGCTACGACGCCAGCAGGGACGAGTACGTGAGGGGGCTCCACGCACAGCTGAGGGAGCTGCAGGCCCCCCTCGAGCCTGAGAGGCCCTCCCCGCCCGAGCTGATGAGGAAGGAGATCTCCCGGCTCAATGCACAGTTGGAGGAGAAAATCAACGACTGTGCAGAAGTGAGGCGGGAGCTGGCGGCCGCGAGGAGGGCCCGGGACGCTGCGCTGGAGCGGGTGCAGATGCTGGAGCAGCAGATCCTCGTGTACAAGGACGACTTCACGTCGGAGAGGGTCAACCGGGAGCGGGCTCAGAGTCGGATCCAGGAGTTGGAGGAACGGGTGGCCTTGCTGCAGCACCAGGATCCTCGAGAGCCAGGCTCTTGCCGGATTCACACTGGGGACAAAGCTGCCGGGTACTCAGAGACTGACGCTTCGGAGCTTGTGGCACCCGGTGGCTGGAGGCCTGGGAGGGGATCCCAGCGGCCAGAACTCCCCGCGGAGGGCGGGAGCCCCGGAGCAACCCAGAGAGGCCAGGGGGACCTTCAGTGCCCTCACTGCCTGCAGTGCTTCAGCGACGAACAGGGGGAGGAGCTCTTCCGGCACGTGGCCGAGTGCTGCCAGTGAGCCCGCGGGGGCCGCCCGGCCCGGGGGCGCGGCGGGCGCTCTCAGCGCTCAGCATCCAGATGCGGGGCCCCCAGAACAGGCTGGGGTGCTCCTGAGCCTTCCCCTTGGTCCCCCTTGGGTCAGGGGGCACTtctggaggggctggaggttgaggtGGGGTTGGGAGCAGTCGTGCCCAGGAGGCCTCAGCCTCGCCTCTGGTGTGGGGTTTGACGTCCGAAGCTGTCAGGCCGAGGCCGTGCGAGACGCGGCGTGGGGTTCTCCCGGGCCCGCGGGACAGCCCTGCCCCAGCCGCACCTGGGGACGCTGCAGCTCACTGGGACGAGGTGGCTGCCCGTGGGAGGTGTGCCCCTGCCCACCAGGAGGCGTGCACAGCCGAGCACCGTGCCTGCGCTGAAATAAGGCTGCACTGCAAGAGTGTGTGCTGCATATCTGGAACTTAAACGTGTTCACGGTCACATTACCTATTTTTGTAATAAATGCACTTGCTGCGGCGACTGAGTGCGCgctgggggctggggtgcaggGACCACCTGGGCCCCAGCTGCACCAGCCGGTGGGGAGAAACACACTTTCTCACTGCTTGTCTGtcacctgtttgtttgtttgttagggCATCCCAAGGTGGGGGGGTCAGCGGGAGTCCAGCCCGCCCAGCACTTGGCCGTCGGCCTGTGTCAGCTCCAGCCAGGATGTGAAGGGCTGGGAGTGAGGCAGCAGGAACTTGCCTGGTGAAGGCGAGTGAGAGGCTTGAAGGGCAAGGACTGCGTGCCTAGTCCCGGCGGGGTCAGGGCGGTGTGACCCAAGTGAACCCTCAGGACAGTCGCAGGAGGTAAGTACTTCTGCCCATCGTCCTGAACACAGGCGTGGAAGGTGAGGCACAGAGGGGTaaggtcacttgcccaaggtcacggtAGCAGGGGACACAGCTAGCGTGTAAACCCAGGCCATCTGGCTCCTGAGCCCACGTCCTACTTCCCAGCATGTGGAGGAGCTGCTGGCACGGTGAAGGGCCAGCATGGGGTGCGTGCGCTGTCACCCTCTCCGCTGGCGAAGTCAGTCCTCCTCCAGTTGTCAGTCCGTGCGGCGTGGGTGCTAGAACGTCACAGGAAGCCTCTGTCTCACTGTCCTGAGGAGTTGGAGGAGTTTGGAAATAGATGGGGACCTCCGGAGAGAAGGGAGCTGCAGAAGAGGGGGAGCCCTCAAATCCTTGGCTGACCCCTGAGCTGTGCAAGCTTGGCGTAGGGCTCCAAGAGTCCCGAGGCAGGAACAGCGGCTGGAAGGCAGGGTGTGCTGAGCAGAGCTCCCAGCGGCTGTCCACTGTAGGGCGGCACTTCTGAAGTTGAGTCCCTTGGGGTTAGAGGGGCTGGAAAACCTTGGTTTTCCTTTGAAACCCTCGAAGGGCCACATTTTAGGAGTAAAGTTGACATCTTAGGGCCAAAACAAAACAGCCCTGCTCTTCCAGGCAGCCAACCAGTAATTCACTGGCCTGTTGGAACAAAATCCGGCTTTCTTCAGAGCCAGGACCTTGTACTATATTAACCACAGTCCAATATACAGTAAAAAATACTAGACATATGGAAAAAAAGGCATAATGAagatatattcacacacacacacaaagatatatTCACACAAATACAAGCTAACAAAAATTTATATCCAGCAGATTGTACGACAAGAAAAAAGTATACTATGGAAATTACTCAGGCTAGAGGGAAATGATTCtggataaaaacaaacatagaagGGAATGAAGAACACGGGAATGGGGACGTCCCTGCTCACGCAGTGGCGAAGACCCCGCGCTTCCAACGTAGGGGGcctgggtcagggaactagatcccacatgcatgctgaaactaagagttcgcatgccacaactaaggagcccacgtgccgcaactaaggagcccgtgactTAGActtggcgcaaccaaataaattttttttttttttttttaaaagagcatggGAATGGGTAGATTTCAATGACTATTGACTGTTTAAAACaataatgttgggcttccctggtggcgcagtggttaagaatctgcctgccgatgcaggggacacgggtttgagccctggtctgggaagatcccacatgccgcggagcaactaagcctgtgcgccacaactactgagcctgcgctctagagcccatgaaccacagttactgagtctgtgtgccacaactactgaagcctgtgcgcctagagcctgtgctccgcaacgagaagacactgcaatgagaagcccgcgcaccgcaaccacgagtggcccctgctcgcctcaactagggaaagcctgcgcgCATCAAAAGACCCCAAGgcagcaaaaaaccccaaaaaacaaaaaacaatgtctTGAGGGTTTTAAAACATGCAAATGTGACCACAAGAACTTTCTAGGTGAGGGATGGGAGTGTTTAATGAACTTACACAAGTGTAAGGTTTTTGTGTTGATCTGTGGTGGACTAATGAACTAAGGAAACAATCTCTAGGGTAACcactaaagtaatgaaaatatctAATTAGAAAGTTAATAGgacagaaaaataatgtttttattaatcCAAAGCAAGACAAGTTAGGAGAACCAAAAGGATAAAGGAGAGACGAGGCAAAGAGAAAGCAGCTGGAAGATGGTAGACTTAACCAACTGTATCCGtaactacattaaaaataaatggatggtgggatagggagggtgggagacgcaagagggaggagatacggggatacacgtatagctgattcaccttgttatatggcagaaactaacacagcattgtagaagaattatattccaataaagatgttaataaaaataaaaaaaaaaaaaaaaaaaaaaaaaagaaactacaaagTCACTTGCTTCAAGAATAAGCAGCTTTTTTAGGGTATATTGTGGCAATGGAGTACCACAGATCCATGTGAACTACACTTTCTTTAGGATGAATAGTTTAAGAAGATAACCTATGTCAGCTCTGTTAAATATAATTTCTGGGCTAAATAATTTATTAGAATACATTTTGGCTCCTAACTAAACAAGAGGCATATCCTTGAACTCTTCCTCTTAAATTATAAGCTCAAACAGCACATTTGCTGCCCAGTCCAATATGATAACAGCTAGCTCCGTgtagttatttaaatttaaattaattaaaattaaaacttaagtACCTCCATTGCattagccatatttcaagtgctcacatATGACTAGTGGCTGCTGTATCGGACAGCACAGATAGAGGACATGTCCATTATTGCAGTAAATTGTACTGGACACTGATGCAATAGAGTGTGTTCCTGATAATTAGTTTCTAAGAGACAGGTAAGAACAAGAACTCAAGATTCAGCTGGATCTGGGTTTGACTCCTAGCTCTGATACTTATTGTATCATCTTAGATAATTGACTTATCATTTCCAAGACTTTAttgtcttatctgtaaaatgggcataagaacAGTATTTACAGCAttgtgttgtgaggattaaataagataatataagaAAAGTGCCTAGGATAGTGTTTGGCCCACAGTAAGTACTCaattttagttattattaattcatttatttttaatgaataaaatactttgaATGAAGCTGAAAATTAATTATTGTGAAGGATGCCGTATTCCATAGGGGGCTCACCTGAAGTGCTCAAATCTGGGTCTCATTGAGTTGATTCCAATGTTCCACTTTAAATCGTACTTTATATTTCAGATGAAAATTTTATTCCACAAAAGGCATCCTAATGCAAATTTAGTTGCAGATCTTATTGCTGGGTACTcctgttctatttttttacaGTGTATCAGAGAACAGAGGTTAAAAGTCAGTAGGTTCTCTGTATTCCAGTGACACTAGTTTAACACTCAAATAGAAACTGACACAAAGCAAACCTATTAAACAAAGCATCTGACTAGATAAAGTGGAAAGATTTAGGAGGTTCCAGATATTAATCCGGAAAAATTTAGTAGGTCCAAAGCCTGAGTTATCAGCATTTATTGCTGCCATCTCAGGTTGATTACTTGGCTAAATAGAGATAGATGCCTTTGAacaaagaaacattttctttttctaataaacTGGAACCCTAAACTATCAATATTAACAGCATCCATACTTTATTAATACAATAATTGCTAAAGCACATCTTAGTAATTAGAATTATTTACTTAATAACTATTGAACAGTCACCAAATGGGAAGAGGAAATCATCACCAAATAGTCTTTAAATGTCAACTGCTTTCATTAAGTAAATGACTTCCTATAAAAAGAATTGGTCAGGTTGATGTCATTGTTTACTGTGTCAGTAGAATTGAATGAATTCATTCTGGaaactcttcctttcctctttggaaTTTATCTTCATGCATAGAAATTATTATATTCAtagattttatattctttctcctTAGGCTACATTTATCATTCACTACTGTAATTTTGAATGAATGGACCAGTAAACACCTGATACTGATGTTATCTATATAAAAGAAAGGAGCAAGTTAAGGTAATTAGATATTTGTCCACTGTCTCCCATATTACAAGgacaataaactttttatttgaagCATAACTAATACTCAGAGAAGTATACAAGCATAACATAAAGCCCAATGAAttatcacaaaatgaacacaactTGTAACCATCATCTagatcaagaaataaaacattacccACACCTTAGGAGACCAACCCTGTTCCTTAGTCATCACCCCCACTCTCCTTCCTAAAAGAAACCATTTGATTTCTCAAACTATAGATTAGCTTTGTCTGTTCTAGAActtcacataaatagaatcatactgtatatatccttttgtgtctggctttgttCAATATTGTGTTtgtaagattcatccatatttgtTTCATGTAGcaatagtttattcattttcattgctgtgtattTCCCTTTAATAATACACTAGTTTATTTTCCCGTTGtactattaataaataataatagttttcactatttttttattttatttttatttatttattgtttttgcggtacgcgggcctctcattgctgtggcctttcccgttgcggagtacaggctccggacgcgcaggcttagcgtccatggctcacgaacgcagctgctccgcggcatgcgggatcctcccggaccggggcacgaacccgtatcccctgcatcggcaggcagactctcaaccactgcgccaccagggaagccccaaccttgCATTCTTGAATAAATCCCTCTTGGTCAGGgttataatcttttttatattttgctggattcagtttgctagtattttgttgaggatttttataccTATAGTCTTaactgatattggtctgtagtttatTGTATTGCCTTTGTGGTTTTGGTGTCCAGTTAATACAAGGATACTTTTTTGGTATATACTAAATCTAAACGTTTTTCCTCCCCCAGAAAATGATCCACAGTCTATTTCTCATAAACTGTTCCGGTGACATATTTCTCGAGAAGCACTGGAAGAGTGTTGTGAGCCAGTCTGTCTGTGATTATTTCTTTGAAGCTCAAGAGAAAGCAGCTGATGTTGAAAATGTACCACCTGTTATTTCAACACCTCACCACTACCTCATCAGTATCTATCGGGATAagcttttctttgtctctgtcatacagactgaagtgcCACCTCTCTTTGTAATTGAGTTCCTACATCGAGTTGCTGATACTTTTCAGGTTGGTTATTCATCAGatattttgaatttgaattaTCCAAGTTATATTATGATTATATTCTTTAAATACCCAGTTTTTGATGTGtagtctgtctctctgtctctccctcttcttttcaACTAAGCATAAGTTCATAAACATAAACCTTTTTAGTAGGGCATACAGTAGTACACATGGTGCTCCAGTTACTGTTTTAGAAGAACAAAACAATCTCATGGTCATGGAAgctgtattttttgtttaatgtattataaaTTATGTCATTAGGAAATAATAGTGCCCTCCACATACAGTTCTCTGAATAGTACCACGGTTTTTACTGGTTATGAAATCTTCTAATacttacactttatttttttcttgtcttgctgAATAATACCAATAATTTTAAACTGATCTTTGTTTTTTGGAGTACCTAATCGGGGCAAATGAAGTTTATAGTTCACATTCTGTTTCAACATTTCAGTGTACTTTCTGGCATAACATGTAATAGGAATtcaattcagtttaaaaatattaaggaaatattGAGAAATAGTATATAGAACTATGGAggttttttccctctgttttacatattttcagCATCTTAAACAATGAATTACGCTACTGTAAGCTTACCCTTTAGAACAAAAAGTATTTAGCAAGCCTGTCTTCATGTCTTCCATTGTGCAATGTTATGTACATTTTGTTAGGACTATTTTGGTGAGTGTTCGGAGGCTGCAATTAAGGATAATGTGGTCATAGTATATGAGCTCTTGGAAGAAATGTTAGACAATGGATTTCCACTGGCTACTGAATCTAACATTTTGAAAGAATTGATTAAACCACCAACAATTCTGCGTTCTGTCGTCAACTCTATTACAGGTAAGGTGAAACACACTCTGTTAGGAACTGAGCCATTAAAACTTCATGAACAATTCATTTTTGCTTATGATCTGGCAGATTATTAAGGTAGTCCATTTTGGCCAGAATTATAGTTAGTAATAATGTTAAAATGGTTGCATATTTCTTTTCATGAAAAGAGACTGTATCTTAAATGATACAGAACTTTTGGTTATTACTCTTCTGTTATTTTGCTACAAGACTACAAaaatattattactgttgtttaaCACTAACCAGTAAGACTGAATAAATTATCCCAGTTAATCATAAAGAAACCAATGTAGTGACGGCTGTTaactattgtggtaatcattttgtagtatatacatatatcaaatcattatgttgtgtaccttaaactaatacaatgttatatgtcaattatatctcagtaaagctgggaaaaaaaataaaataaaaaaagcattATAAAACTGGCATTATGCTGCATACCCCACAATTACTAGAGTATAGAAAATTTAAGACTGCACCACAGAGTACATGCCATCTCCTCCAAGTCTTTATTTTGTACATATAgaagatatattaaaaagaaaaaattagtctATTTGTGAGACTTCATGCATTGTAGGCCTTGTATTTGTGTTACAAACTTCTAATTTTGGTTTAATTCTTAAGTGTAGCTAGAAATTAGGTACATCCAGAGGACGATATACTTTTGAAAGTATCAAAGTCTTCTAGAGAAAGATTTATGTGAAATGTTATATGTCACTTCAGCTATACTGTCCACCATTGCAAGCCCCTTTCCAAGTGCAGTGACCTAAAAAAATGGGGTAAGAGAGGTCTATAAGAAAGTGATCAGTCCTTTATTCATCCTCTGGGCAAGACTGAGTATCAGGAGAAATTTAAGGAAAGATAAGATGGGGTGTCTTTGCTCCTAAAATGTAAACTCTGGatgagaaactggaaaaaaaaattaaaacacataaatAACAGTATAAGATTTTGAAAAGCAATTCCATACTTCATAGATAGTGTAGTGACACTGGAGGGTACACATGATGTAatactaaatggaaaaaaaaacaggaacttccctggcagtccattggttaggacttcttgctttcactgctggagcccaggttcagtccctggttggggaactaagattgcacaagctgtgcagcgtggccaaaaaagaaaaaaaaaaaaaaaacacaaccataAAAAGTTACTCttaattatacataaatattcccacaaaaaatgttctaaagtttatAATACCATCTCCAGCTAAGGAACTacatattatctttatttttgcattatactttctgatttccaaaatgaacatgtattttatagtcaggaaaaaatcagtgaaatataaaattttttaaaattgattatttttttttatagttatttattttatttttatttatttagctgctccggatcttagttgcagcacacgggatctttagttgcggcatatgggatcttagttgcagcgtgcgggcttcttagttcctgcatgtgggcttcttagttgctgcatatggactcttagttgcagcatgcatgcaggatctagttccctgaccagggatcgagctcGGGCCCCCTGAACtgggagcactgagtcttaaccactagaccaccagggaagtcccataaatggATTGTTAAGGCAATACATTATAAAGATCAAGAGAGTGGTTCAGTGGATAAAGTAACCTCTCCTGAACTGTAGTGGGTGACCCTAGGACAGGGTCCTGGAGAATCAACAGAAtttaggaagagagggaggaataaGAACATTCTTCATAGATGGAACTGTACAAGAAAAAACACACAGTGAAAAATCTTGAATTGTATTAACCTGTTTAACAGAAGGAGAGCTGTTTTTCAGTTGAGTAGtgagataaaattaaaaagttaagttGAGGAAGTCCTGGAATGCTAGTCTAAATATTTAGCTTTAATCATAAAGCCAGTGGGGAAACATTTAAAGTTTTAGAACAGGAAGGTTAAAGCAGTGTTTTTAGAAAATTCTGGAAGGCAACAGGGTTGGAGACAGGAATACCAACCATAATTACACTACAAAGTTGTATGTGTACTTTGACTGCAACTACAATAGAACACGTGTTTGAACTGCCCAAGTCCACTTAAAGTCagattgttttcaataaatacatattatagtACTACACAAGCCGGAGTTGGTTGAATCTGTTGATGCAGAACCATGTGTACAGAACACCaactataaaattatacatggattttcaactgcacaggGATCAGCACCCCTAgaccctgtgttgttcaagggtcaactgtgtatttttatttattatttttaataaatttttttatttatttaggcttcattgggtcttcgttgctgcgcgtgggctttctgtagttgcagcgagcaggctcttattgcggtggcttctcttgttgcagagcacaggctctaggcacacaggcttcattagttgtggcacacgggcttcagtagttgtggcacacaggcttagttgctccgaggcacgtgggatcttcccagaccagtgatcgaacccgtgtcccctgcattgacaggcggattcttaactactgcgcccaccagggaagtcccaagggccaattgtatattttaaagtgaaatctgaaaaaagcaaaattatcaaaatagaaaaaaataataaatgcaaccTGTTTTGAgggaaatgtttaaagaaatataccaaaatgttaatggtaGTTGTATTTTGGTGATAggaagatagattttttttagcTACTTTTCTGAACTTTTCACATGTTGTTATTATTAAGCATGTACTACTTTTGAGTTGGAAAAGTAAATTAACCATAATGTTAAATATGTCACAGCTCAAGGGTGTATGTTTTGGACAACCAGACTTATTTTCAGACATATGTCAGTTTACCAGGAAATTAGCCAGATTTTGAACATTAGCCATATTGCATGTGGGTATGCTGACCTTAAAATGGGAAACGGCCAGAGTATGTTCTTCAGCCAGTTAACTCTGCTTGG includes the following:
- the LOC131750561 gene encoding TNFAIP3-interacting protein 2-like — encoded protein: MSSGSAGSGEREGAPRAAAALCGLYHEAGQRLRRLQDQLAARDVLIARLRARLAALEGDTAPSLVDALLEQVARFREQLRQRDGGAAEAALRQEIERLSRQLEEKERETQKLMSRPEREQEKEVALLRRSAPQKGRARAASDVLCRSLADETHQLRRTLAATAHMCQHLAKCLDERQRAQGDAGERSPEPACADGDGSVHAVVEKLREENRLLKQKVTHVEDLNAKWQRYDASRDEYVRGLHAQLRELQAPLEPERPSPPELMRKEISRLNAQLEEKINDCAEVRRELAAARRARDAALERVQMLEQQILVYKDDFTSERVNRERAQSRIQELEERVALLQHQDPREPGSCRIHTGDKAAGYSETDASELVAPGGWRPGRGSQRPELPAEGGSPGATQRGQGDLQCPHCLQCFSDEQGEELFRHVAECCQ